Part of the Planctomycetota bacterium genome, GGCGGGCCAGCTCGTTCACCGCGGGCAGGTCGCTGCGAAGCTGGCGGCGGAAGACTTCCTCGACCTCCTGGAGCGCCCCCGCCACGATGCCGGCGGCGGGAGCGCGGCGCCACGCAGGTGCAAGAATGGCGAAGGGATGCATGGGGGGACTCTAGGTGAAAATGGGATTTATTTCTCGGCCGCGATGTAGGCGATCCACCCGGCGCACGCCTCGCCCTGGGTGTCGGCGCGGAATTTTCCGTTGCCGCTCCCGGTGAGGTGGTTGGTGCCCTCCCAATAGACCGTGGAGCGCTTGAAGCCGGATTCTGCGAGCAATTCCTTCAACTCGGGAATGGTCCACAGCCGCCAGTCGTAGGTGAAGGCCTTGCGGATCCTGGTCCGGTCGGGAAACTTGAAGTGGATGTGGTTGAGCACTTCGCCCGAGATCGGGTTGTATTTTTCGGTCTCCCAGACATAGGTGAAGCCGTCCAAGTGGCGCTCCTCCTTCTGCTGCGAGAAGCTTTCATAGCCCCCGTAGCAGTCGAGAAAGAAGACGCCGCCACGAGCGAGCTGCGTGCGCGCGAACTTGAAGTAGCGCAGCAGCTCGGCCCGCTTCTTGAAGATGTAGTAGGAGAAGTTGAAGGCGGCCACGACGTCGACCTTGGGGCCTTCGTGCGTCAGCACATTCCCCTGCACCGTGCGCAACCGCCGCAGGGCCTTTGCGGACAGTTGCCGGGCGCGTCGCTCGCGGCCCCAGGCGAGCACCTCCGGATCAAGGTCCACGCCGTAGGCGGTGTTGGCGGGGCGCTGCAGCACCCAGGCGCTGGAAAGAATGTGCGTGCCGCAGAAATCCTCGCGGAAGGTCTTGGGAAGGCGGCCGTTGATCGACGCGAAGATGCGATCGATGAACTTGACCTCGTCAACCGGGGTCTGCACCGCCAACTCGTAGAGCTCGTGCGGATCGCTGGTGGCGGCGCTGCGCCATCCCTTGCGGACCCCCTTCGACCGGGCCTTGAATTTGGTCTGGAAGGCTTTCTTCTTGGGATTTTTGACGTGGGGATGGTTCATCTCGATGACGGACATGGGAGAAGCACGTTAGCGACTCGCGGAAGGATCGTCACGCAGGGCACGATCGAGCGCCTTGCGGGCGATCACGCCGATCACCGCGAGCGAGATCATCAGGGTCACGATGCCCGCGATCACCGCGAACATCCCCTGATCCTTCGCCAGGGTCTGGATGTCGGTGGCGCCGGTGGCGGCTCCCGAGGCGGCGAAGGAGCAGGCGATGAAGGTCCGCGGAGCGATGCCCAGCGACGAGCCGATCAGGAACTTCGCCCAACCCGCGCCGCAGGCGGTCATGATCAGGTTGATCGCGGAGAAGGGCCCGCTGGGCGAGAGTCGGATCAGGGTGATGATGCCGGTGGACTTCCAGAAGCTCTCCTCGAGGATGGTCCGGCGGATGATCGACCAGCGCTTGTGGGCGTCGATCCACATCACGACGTCGTTGCCGCACACCAGCCTGCTGATGGCGAATCCCACGACGGTGCCCCCGAAGTACCCGGCGCTGCACGCCGCGAATCCGAGCTTGGCGCCGAAGATCCACCCGCCGACGA contains:
- a CDS encoding VTT domain-containing protein is translated as MTSEPTPPNAWRRHVETWARQYQALPSGMRSGGILLLLWLLLPVANGFYLLAHIDEVRQWIGGDSLYSAAVFACCYALLTGVGLLPTYAPTIVGGWIFGAKLGFAACSAGYFGGTVVGFAISRLVCGNDVVMWIDAHKRWSIIRRTILEESFWKSTGIITLIRLSPSGPFSAINLIMTACGAGWAKFLIGSSLGIAPRTFIACSFAASGAATGATDIQTLAKDQGMFAVIAGIVTLMISLAVIGVIARKALDRALRDDPSASR
- a CDS encoding class I SAM-dependent methyltransferase, translating into MAVQTPVDEVKFIDRIFASINGRLPKTFREDFCGTHILSSAWVLQRPANTAYGVDLDPEVLAWGRERRARQLSAKALRRLRTVQGNVLTHEGPKVDVVAAFNFSYYIFKKRAELLRYFKFARTQLARGGVFFLDCYGGYESFSQQKEERHLDGFTYVWETEKYNPISGEVLNHIHFKFPDRTRIRKAFTYDWRLWTIPELKELLAESGFKRSTVYWEGTNHLTGSGNGKFRADTQGEACAGWIAYIAAEK